One window of Watersipora subatra chromosome 3, tzWatSuba1.1, whole genome shotgun sequence genomic DNA carries:
- the LOC137389767 gene encoding engulfment and cell motility protein 2-like, with the protein MDATIVKGSPIRPITHSSISAGGTDSLRLAVKAVALAEAKHTMKILDKQNPLVNIVRDLCEEWRLDNPEDYQLQFDDAKITPPPIYVTEENREKMADGDILKLDFSPQKMSQIIIDGLQAGKISQGHIERLALLSADITFVEHFVTENGLTTLNKFISSRPSHGEISLRNGFALDAFLKIMNHFIVSWDTINNNLLSSVIWHIEDRHKTDLLVIKSALMILDAAIRHSSLGKSLAQKSDIDVDQFISTLKTKDVEIQVSCISLINTILGVSSLERQQVIRKRLLSNPTRQLVWENIFTGPIGPAMEYQLYSLQTRLINLLSDRYRGAIKKTDPAALKEVTDLRLIAFDTESENQQKDANDSRDFTRLGFKNPTEPLMEFSQAPPGALTLDCMAFFAHQYTQQYRQVVLENSRERADEQDCPFAQASVELTQILADILKIGRPPSDEPGQDDRTYYPMFFYKERPFEECFCVCIQRLMKTWKEMKASLSDFSKVLMVVREQITRALESKPPTFDSMKNKLGSWSFAKIQEARQKELEAQEERKRQAKPIQELCAMIQPELEDVIKQQRINRMIEGCLFKPIRGVKNARHVFCRLSHNAKVLHYGMTATDQGVRETPDSINILDIERVSVNEDGKNKNRVIVIARQGGEELLLNGDTVPDSDIWLDGLNALTGNSPIVSKQAQRELNELLSLEVKLRLLDAEGIEFPSEPPPIPDPPANFNFVTA; encoded by the exons ATGGATGCGACAATTGTGAAAGGATCGCCAATAAGGCCAATCACTCACAGTTCAATCTCAGCTGGAGGGACTGACTCACTTAGGCTAGCTGTTAAAGCGGTAGCGCTAGCTGAAGCAAAACATACGATGAAAATACTAGATAAACAGAATCCGCTTGTCAACATTGTTAGAGACCTATGTGAAGAGTGGAGACTAGACAATCCAGAAGACTATCAGTTGCAATTTGATGATGCCAAGATTACTCCTCCGCCCATCTATGTAACAGAAGAGAACAGAGAGAAGATGGCTGATGGCGATATTCTGAAGCTTGATTTTTCTCCCCAAAAGATGTCCCAAATCATAATTGATGGCCTTCAAGCTGGAAAGATATCTCAAGGTCACATTGAACGATTGGCACTTCTATCGGCAGACATAACTTTTGTCGAGCATTTTGTAACGGAAAATGGGCTAACCACATTAAATAAGTTTATCTCCAGTCGACCATCGCATGGAGAGATATCATTGAGGAATGGCTTTGCTCTCGatgcttttttaaaaatcatgaatCATTTTATTGTATCATGGGATACAATCAACAACAACCTTCTGAGTAGTGTAATCTGGCACATCGAAGACCGTCACAAAACAGATTTGCTTGTTATAAAATCTGCACTCATGATTCTTGATGCTGCCATAAGACATAGTAGTCTCGGCAAATCTTTGGCGCAAAAGTCTGACATTGATGTGGATCAGTTCATTTCAACCTTGAAAACAAAAGATGTTGAGATACAAGTCTCTTGCATATCTCTCATCAACACCATATTGGGTGTTTCTTCTCTTGAAAGGCAGCAAGTTATCCGCAAACGTCTTCTCTCAAACCCAACCAGACAGCTTGTTTGGGAAAACATCTTTACCGGACCAATTGGTCCAGCCATGGAGTATCAACTCTATTCGCTTCAAACTCGGCTCATCAATCTCTTATCCGATCGTTACCGAGGAGCCATAAAGAAAACAGATCCTGCCGCTCTCAAGGAAGTGACGGATCTGCGCTTAATCGCTTTTGATACTGAATCAGAGAACCAACAGAAAGATGCAAATGACTCGAGAGATTTTACAAGGCTCGGCTTCAAGAACCCGACGGAACCACTTATG GAGTTCAGCCAGGCCCCTCCTGGAGCTCTTACTCTCGACTGCATGGCCTTCTTCGCTCACCAGTATACTCAACAGTACAGGCAGGTTGTGCTGGAGAATAGTAGAGAGAGAGCTGATGAACAAGACTGTCCATTCGCGCAGGCCAGTGTCGAGCTCACCCAGATCCTCGCTGACATTCTCAAAATTGGTCGTCCCCCTAGTGATGAACCAGGCCAGGATGACAGAACCTACTACCCGATGTTCTTCTACAAAGAAAGGCCATTTGAAgagtgtttttgtgtgtgcataCAAAGGCTGATGAAGACTTGGAAAGAGATGAAGGCTTCGCTGTCAGATTTTAGTAAG GTGTTGATGGTAGTGAGAGAGCAGATAACTCGAGCCCTCGAGTCAAAGCCTCCGACCTTTGACTCAATGAAAAACAAGTTGGGTAGTTGGAGCTTTGCTAAAATACAAGAAGCAAGGCAAAAAGAATTGGAAGCCCAAGAAGAGCGCAAACGTCAAGCGAAGCCCATTCAAGAGCTTTGCGCGATGATTCAGCCAGAATTGGAAGACGTTATTAAGCAGCAACGGATCAATCGAATGATAGAGGGGTGTTTGTTCAAACCGATTCGTGGCGTGAAGAATGCAAGACATGTGTTCTGTCGGCTGTCACATAATGCTAAG GTCCTACATTATGGAATGACAGCAACAGACCAAGGTGTCCGCGAGACTCCAGACTCCATCAACATACTCGACATTGAAAGGGTATCAGTAAATGAAGATGGAAAGAACAAGAACAGAGTGATTGTCATTGCGAGGCAGGGTGGTGAAGAACTACTCCTTAATGGCGACACAGTTCCTGACAGTGACATCTGGCTAGATGGCTTGAATGCTCTGACTGGCAACAGCCCTATCGTTAGTAAACAGGCTCAGAGGGAACTTAATGAGCTATTGTCACTCGAGGTTAAGCTTCGGTTGCTGGACGCTGAGGGCATTGAATTTCCTAGTGAGCCACCACCGATTCCCGATCCTCCAGCAAACTTCAATTTTGTCACAGCCTAA